A portion of the Calothrix sp. 336/3 genome contains these proteins:
- a CDS encoding glycosyltransferase family 4 protein, with protein MKIAQVAPLWERVPPPTYGGIELVVSHLTDELVRRGHDVTLFASGDSQTLAKLEAVYPRALRLDPDVKEYSVYEMLELSQVYQRASEFDIIHSHVGISALSLASLVSVPTVHTLHGRFTADNKNAFLHHHKQPYVSISDSQRTVNLNYVNTVYNGIEVADYPFVSHPQQPPYLAFLGRFSPEKGPHHAIAIAKKTGWQLKMAGKVDTVDAKFFEQEIAPHIDGKQIHYLGEVNHSEKAQLLGNASVTLFPITWEEPFGLVMIESMATGTPVLATAMGSVPEVVAQGISGYICNDYAQMAEMISAALKLNRQNCRQHVENNFSVTQMVNGYVGVYEQIIQERMNANGRIHAAKIQI; from the coding sequence ATGAAAATCGCTCAAGTAGCCCCTTTATGGGAACGAGTTCCCCCTCCCACATACGGAGGAATTGAACTGGTGGTAAGTCACTTGACTGATGAATTAGTTCGTCGAGGTCATGATGTCACTTTGTTTGCCTCTGGTGATTCACAAACTTTGGCAAAATTAGAGGCAGTATACCCACGCGCATTACGCTTAGACCCGGATGTGAAAGAGTACAGCGTTTATGAAATGCTAGAACTCAGCCAAGTCTATCAGCGAGCAAGTGAATTCGATATCATCCATTCCCATGTAGGAATTTCGGCATTATCTCTAGCGAGTTTAGTTTCAGTACCGACAGTTCATACTTTACATGGTCGGTTTACCGCAGATAACAAAAATGCCTTTCTTCACCACCATAAGCAACCCTACGTCAGCATCAGTGACTCCCAAAGAACCGTAAATCTCAACTATGTGAACACAGTTTACAACGGTATCGAAGTTGCAGACTATCCTTTTGTGAGTCATCCCCAGCAACCCCCTTACTTAGCATTTCTAGGACGCTTTTCCCCAGAGAAAGGACCTCACCACGCGATCGCTATAGCCAAAAAAACTGGCTGGCAATTGAAAATGGCAGGTAAGGTTGACACTGTAGACGCTAAATTCTTTGAACAAGAAATTGCTCCTCACATTGATGGCAAGCAAATTCACTACCTCGGTGAAGTGAACCACAGCGAAAAAGCTCAGCTTCTGGGGAATGCATCAGTCACCCTTTTCCCCATCACCTGGGAAGAACCCTTTGGTTTAGTCATGATTGAATCCATGGCAACAGGTACACCCGTACTAGCCACGGCGATGGGTTCCGTTCCCGAAGTAGTTGCCCAGGGAATTTCTGGTTATATTTGCAACGATTACGCGCAAATGGCAGAAATGATATCCGCAGCACTGAAGTTAAATCGCCAAAACTGTCGCCAACATGTAGAAAACAACTTTAGTGTCACCCAAATGGTGAATGGCTATGTTGGGGTTTATGAACAAATTATCCAAGAACGTATGAATGCCAATGGGCGAATTCATGCCGCCAAAATCCAAATTTAA
- the xth gene encoding exodeoxyribonuclease III has product MKIATWNVNSIRSRLEHVTDWLQQNPVDVLCLQETKVVDGDFPRSPLEELGYHLYISGQKSYNGVALISRKPLDNVSVGFSSFLTDLPPEWDEQKRVITGVIDGTRILNLYVPNGSSVDSDKYAFKLQWLKILRQYLETLLVSTPHICMCGDFNIALEDIDIHENVKIENHIMASPLERQALQYILTLGFADAFRKFNSEGGNFSWWDYRTGGFRRNRGWRIDHHYLTPDLYNQASSCVIDVAPRKLEKPSDHTPVIVEF; this is encoded by the coding sequence ATGAAAATTGCTACTTGGAACGTCAACTCCATTCGTTCTCGCTTAGAACACGTTACAGATTGGTTGCAGCAAAATCCAGTTGATGTTTTGTGTTTGCAAGAAACTAAAGTCGTGGATGGAGATTTTCCGCGATCGCCCCTAGAAGAACTCGGCTACCATCTTTATATATCCGGTCAAAAATCCTACAATGGAGTTGCCCTAATTAGTCGCAAGCCCTTAGATAATGTTTCTGTTGGCTTCAGTAGTTTTTTAACAGATTTACCCCCAGAGTGGGATGAGCAAAAACGTGTAATTACAGGTGTGATAGATGGTACTCGCATTCTGAATCTGTATGTACCCAATGGCTCATCAGTCGATAGTGACAAATACGCATTTAAATTACAGTGGCTGAAAATCCTACGCCAATATCTAGAAACTTTACTGGTTTCTACTCCTCACATTTGTATGTGCGGTGACTTTAATATTGCCCTAGAAGATATTGATATTCACGAAAATGTCAAAATTGAAAACCACATCATGGCATCCCCACTGGAACGTCAAGCACTTCAATATATCCTCACCCTAGGTTTTGCTGATGCTTTCCGTAAATTCAACAGTGAAGGTGGCAATTTTAGCTGGTGGGATTATCGTACGGGTGGATTTCGTCGTAATCGAGGTTGGCGAATCGACCATCATTACCTGACACCAGACCTATACAATCAGGCAAGTAGCTGTGTAATTGATGTCGCACCCAGGAAATTAGAAAAACCCAGTGATCACACACCAGTGATTGTGGAGTTTTAG
- a CDS encoding LptF/LptG family permease — protein MDRYLISELLPPFLFGVGAFASLVLAIDSLFELMRKLVETGLPITIAFKVIALKLPNFVVLSFPMSTLLATLMTYSRLSSESELIALRGCGVSVYRMVMTAVMLSFLITGITFIFNEQIVPAANYEATATLERALKSDKPTFKRENIVYPEYRDIQQPDGTKEKILTRLFYADKFNGKQMTGLTIIDRSQSGLSQIVVSESGEWNASQNVWDFYNGTIYLVAPDRSYRNILRFQHQQLRLPRTPLNVAQNSRDYEEMNIAQAMEQLELERLSGNAQKIRKLKVRIQQKIALPFACVVCGLVGATVGTVPQRTGRGASFGISLLVIFTYYVLLRVTRELGDAGMLPSYLAAWLPNIIGLTIGLFLLVRVARR, from the coding sequence ATGGATCGCTATTTAATTAGCGAATTACTGCCACCATTTTTATTTGGTGTTGGTGCTTTCGCTTCTCTGGTACTAGCGATTGATAGTCTCTTTGAATTAATGCGAAAACTGGTAGAGACAGGACTACCAATTACTATTGCATTTAAGGTAATTGCCCTGAAATTACCTAATTTTGTCGTGCTTTCTTTTCCCATGTCAACCCTCCTGGCAACCTTGATGACTTACAGTCGTTTGTCTAGTGAAAGCGAACTGATTGCTCTGCGAGGTTGTGGTGTGAGTGTCTACCGCATGGTAATGACAGCGGTGATGCTGAGTTTTCTGATTACTGGTATAACTTTTATTTTTAATGAGCAAATTGTTCCTGCGGCTAATTATGAAGCAACTGCAACCCTAGAACGTGCCTTAAAATCGGATAAACCTACATTTAAAAGGGAGAATATTGTTTATCCGGAATATCGTGATATTCAGCAACCAGATGGAACGAAAGAAAAGATTCTCACCCGTTTATTTTATGCAGATAAATTTAATGGGAAACAGATGACAGGATTGACAATTATTGACCGTTCCCAATCAGGATTAAGTCAAATTGTCGTCTCGGAATCTGGAGAATGGAATGCTAGTCAAAACGTTTGGGATTTTTATAACGGTACTATTTATTTAGTCGCTCCTGACCGTTCCTATCGCAATATTCTCCGTTTTCAACATCAACAATTACGTCTCCCCCGTACACCTTTAAATGTTGCCCAAAATAGTCGTGACTATGAGGAAATGAATATTGCTCAAGCGATGGAACAGTTAGAATTAGAACGTTTGAGCGGTAATGCACAAAAAATCCGTAAGCTGAAAGTCCGTATTCAACAAAAGATTGCCTTACCCTTTGCTTGCGTTGTTTGTGGTTTGGTGGGAGCAACCGTAGGAACGGTACCCCAACGTACAGGGAGAGGTGCAAGTTTCGGGATTAGCCTCCTAGTTATTTTCACTTACTATGTCTTGCTACGTGTTACACGAGAGCTAGGAGATGCGGGGATGCTTCCTTCTTACCTAGCAGCATGGTTGCCGAATATTATTGGTTTAACAATTGGCTTATTTTTGCTAGTAAGAGTAGCGAGAAGATAG
- the lptB gene encoding LPS export ABC transporter ATP-binding protein gives MKKIFLDNIHKSYGKRVIVNRVQLSVAQGEIVGLLGPNGAGKTTTFYIATGLEKPDKGKVWLDSQDITGLAMHKRARLGIGYLAQEASVFRQLTVRDNILLVFEQTSVPRWEWSVRLDTLLREFRLESVANSKGIQLSGGERRRTELARALAAGKEGPKFLLLDEPFAGVDPIAVAEIQHIVAQLRDRHMGILITDHNVRETLAITDRAYIMREGQILASGTAEQLYNNPLVRQYYLGDNFQV, from the coding sequence ATGAAAAAAATCTTCCTGGACAATATCCACAAATCCTACGGTAAGCGCGTAATTGTCAATCGCGTACAACTTTCTGTTGCTCAAGGTGAAATTGTCGGTTTGTTGGGACCTAATGGTGCAGGAAAGACAACTACTTTTTATATTGCTACAGGTTTAGAAAAACCAGACAAGGGGAAAGTTTGGCTAGATAGTCAGGATATCACAGGGCTCGCGATGCATAAACGGGCACGTTTGGGTATTGGATATTTAGCTCAGGAAGCAAGTGTTTTTAGGCAGTTGACAGTTAGGGATAATATCTTACTGGTATTTGAACAAACTAGTGTGCCGCGATGGGAATGGTCAGTCAGATTAGATACGTTATTACGGGAATTTCGCCTAGAATCCGTTGCCAATAGTAAAGGGATTCAGCTTTCTGGGGGAGAACGTCGTCGGACTGAGTTAGCTAGAGCATTAGCAGCAGGAAAGGAAGGACCAAAATTTTTATTGTTAGATGAACCCTTTGCAGGGGTTGACCCGATCGCGGTTGCAGAAATTCAGCATATTGTTGCTCAATTGCGCGATCGCCACATGGGAATTTTAATCACTGATCACAATGTCCGCGAAACCTTAGCGATTACTGACCGTGCTTATATTATGCGTGAGGGTCAAATCCTTGCCTCCGGTACAGCCGAACAACTGTACAATAACCCTTTAGTACGACAATACTATCTAGGAGACAATTTTCAGGTTTAA
- a CDS encoding LptA/OstA family protein: protein MKSFYHLKSLQKLPWGMGWMLPMAIFAAIATPTQLQPATAQNAAPNRPLTIRSDVQEYDAKTQVVTARGNVQLSYPSRQIQATAAQAQYFSKERRIILSGDVYILQQGGNSIRGERVTYLIDEGRFVALPRSNRQVESIYIVNDSSTNTSITSPAPKTPNLKNR from the coding sequence ATGAAATCCTTTTATCACTTAAAATCCTTACAGAAATTGCCCTGGGGTATGGGTTGGATGTTACCGATGGCAATTTTTGCCGCGATCGCCACTCCCACCCAATTACAACCCGCTACAGCCCAAAATGCCGCACCTAATCGTCCCCTGACTATCCGCTCTGATGTCCAAGAATATGATGCTAAAACCCAGGTAGTCACAGCTAGGGGAAATGTCCAGTTATCTTACCCCTCTCGACAAATCCAAGCCACAGCTGCTCAAGCTCAATACTTTAGCAAAGAACGGCGGATAATTCTCAGTGGTGATGTTTATATCCTCCAACAGGGTGGTAACAGCATTCGCGGTGAAAGGGTAACATACTTAATTGATGAAGGACGTTTTGTTGCCTTACCTCGCTCTAATCGTCAAGTTGAGTCTATTTATATCGTTAACGATAGTAGTACAAATACCTCAATTACATCCCCTGCACCAAAAACACCAAATTTGAAAAATAGATAA
- a CDS encoding undecaprenyl-diphosphate phosphatase: MILSKRFLYVLLTAVTAVIVGYPHTAWSQAPTVTQGVQQMNIFQALVLGFIQGATEFLPISSTAHLKVIPVILGWGDPGVAFTAIIQLGSIVAVIWYFWGDLTGIVKGAMGEDLEERNFNRRLGLGIILGTLPIVFFGLLIKKFIPDFDNSPIRSIGAIAIASIVMSLLLGLAEILGKRQRDFNKLTMTDGILMGLAQSMALVPGVSRSGSTLTAGLFMGLKRETAARFSFLLGIPAITLAGLVELKDVLGNITSGEILPLVVGVVSAGIFSYIAIAGLLRFLKTQSNWVFVWYRLAFGTAILSAIAAGMLKNS, from the coding sequence ATGATTTTATCAAAACGATTCTTGTACGTACTCTTAACTGCGGTGACAGCAGTCATTGTTGGATATCCCCATACTGCTTGGAGTCAAGCACCTACGGTGACACAAGGGGTACAGCAAATGAATATTTTCCAAGCTCTGGTGTTGGGTTTTATTCAAGGTGCAACGGAGTTTTTACCAATCAGTAGTACAGCGCACCTGAAAGTCATTCCTGTGATTTTGGGTTGGGGTGATCCAGGGGTGGCTTTTACTGCCATTATTCAACTCGGGAGTATTGTGGCAGTGATTTGGTACTTTTGGGGAGATTTGACAGGTATAGTCAAGGGTGCGATGGGAGAAGATTTAGAAGAACGTAATTTTAATCGTCGCTTAGGTTTAGGGATTATTTTAGGGACTCTTCCCATTGTATTTTTTGGACTGTTAATTAAAAAATTTATTCCTGATTTTGATAATTCTCCCATCCGTAGTATTGGTGCGATCGCCATTGCTTCCATTGTCATGTCTTTGTTACTGGGGTTAGCAGAAATTCTCGGTAAACGGCAACGGGATTTTAATAAACTGACAATGACAGATGGTATATTGATGGGTCTAGCACAATCAATGGCTTTAGTTCCCGGTGTTTCCCGTTCTGGTTCTACTCTCACCGCAGGTTTATTTATGGGGTTAAAACGAGAAACTGCTGCCAGATTCTCCTTTTTATTGGGAATTCCGGCAATTACCCTTGCGGGGTTAGTGGAATTAAAAGATGTCTTAGGAAATATCACCTCAGGAGAAATTCTGCCTTTGGTTGTGGGAGTAGTTTCAGCCGGAATATTTTCTTACATAGCGATCGCGGGTTTACTGCGATTCCTCAAAACCCAAAGCAATTGGGTCTTCGTATGGTACAGATTAGCATTTGGGACAGCAATTTTAAGCGCGATCGCTGCCGGAATGTTGAAAAATAGTTAA
- a CDS encoding TIGR03279 family radical SAM protein translates to MSTINPARITKVLPDSIAAEIGFEVGDAIITINGTRPRDLIDYQFLCADEFLELEVIDTKGKTHQVEIEKDYDDDLGLEFETALFDNLIQCNNRCPFCFIDQQPPGKRSSLYYKDDDYRLSFLYGSYLTLTNLPEREWQRIEQMRLSPLYVSVHATEPDVRVRLLKNPRAAQIIEQIKWFQQRRLQIHAQIVVCPGINDGKHLEQTIRDLASFHRGDVPAVASVAVVPVGLTKFRPTEDELIPVTSEKAKEVIQQVRSLQQEFSQKTGTNCVWLADEWFLIAQIELPTEKEYADYPQIDNGVGSIRLFLKQFADAAQRLLPAKVTPRQFTWVVGNAVETAFQPILNRLNAVEGLQVNMSALSSDYWGQSISVTGLLTAHDLLLKLQGQEFGDGIILPSVMLKYGESIFLDDISIEEVARQLKTRIFTVAGVEELINTCVG, encoded by the coding sequence ATGAGTACTATCAATCCAGCTCGCATTACTAAAGTATTACCCGACTCTATCGCTGCGGAGATTGGTTTTGAAGTCGGGGACGCAATTATCACAATTAACGGTACTCGTCCCCGTGATTTAATCGATTATCAATTTCTCTGCGCAGATGAATTTCTGGAACTAGAGGTAATTGATACCAAGGGTAAAACCCATCAAGTGGAAATCGAAAAGGATTACGATGATGATTTAGGCTTAGAATTTGAGACGGCGTTATTTGATAACTTAATTCAGTGTAACAATCGCTGCCCCTTTTGTTTTATTGACCAACAACCCCCCGGCAAGCGTTCCAGTTTATATTACAAAGATGACGATTATCGTCTCAGCTTTCTCTACGGTTCCTATCTCACCCTCACCAATTTACCGGAACGGGAATGGCAACGGATTGAACAGATGCGTTTATCTCCCCTCTATGTTTCTGTTCATGCTACGGAACCCGATGTGAGAGTGAGATTATTAAAAAATCCCCGTGCTGCTCAAATCATCGAGCAAATCAAGTGGTTTCAGCAACGCAGACTGCAAATTCACGCACAAATTGTCGTCTGTCCCGGTATCAATGATGGCAAACATTTGGAACAAACTATCCGTGATTTAGCGTCATTCCACCGGGGTGATGTTCCTGCGGTTGCTTCCGTTGCTGTGGTTCCTGTGGGGTTAACCAAATTTCGTCCTACTGAAGATGAATTAATCCCCGTCACCTCAGAAAAAGCCAAGGAAGTAATTCAACAGGTGCGATCGCTACAACAGGAATTTTCTCAAAAAACGGGCACAAATTGTGTTTGGTTAGCCGATGAATGGTTTCTGATTGCCCAAATAGAATTACCTACAGAAAAAGAATATGCTGATTATCCTCAAATTGATAACGGAGTCGGTTCTATTCGCTTATTCCTCAAACAATTTGCCGATGCTGCACAAAGATTACTCCCAGCAAAAGTGACTCCCCGACAATTTACCTGGGTGGTAGGAAACGCAGTGGAAACAGCATTTCAACCCATCCTCAACAGATTGAATGCTGTCGAGGGATTACAAGTAAATATGTCTGCTCTATCCAGTGATTATTGGGGACAATCTATCAGTGTTACAGGTTTATTGACCGCCCATGATTTATTATTAAAATTGCAGGGGCAAGAATTCGGAGATGGCATTATTTTGCCAAGTGTAATGCTGAAATATGGCGAATCAATATTTTTAGATGATATAAGTATTGAGGAAGTTGCTCGGCAATTGAAAACCCGAATATTTACCGTGGCAGGGGTAGAGGAATTAATTAATACTTGTGTTGGTTAA